A single genomic interval of Mucilaginibacter boryungensis harbors:
- a CDS encoding ABC transporter permease, which yields MIRNYIKIAWRNIYKRKVFSLIHILGLTIGITVCLMIFLFIMNEFSVDSFHKNEANIYRVMRKFDKTKQDVPYLSGPYAPALLNDFPSDIKMAVRVRPTNYLVSFDDKAFSERNVYDVDPGFFTLFSFPLLKGNAADVLKNPNSIVLTEKTAKKYFGSANAAMGKVVQIDKNLRLKVTGVAKNIPSNSHLDFDMVVPITNYTNGDGFKNWINNSLFVYALLNEHTDKARLESKFDGFMQKYMGDAMKKYGFKFGLSLTPMKDIYFKPASAFDNVKHGDKTVVYIFISIAVLIMLIACINFTNLATIRAVERSKEVGLRKVMGALRDHLVLQFIGESILLTLISCVLSIGLLLLLMPSYNHILGYNLTVSWNTPPIYLFLLGVILVVGFLAGSYPAFFLSTFSPVEALKGKLKLGKGGSFFRQVLVVVQFSISVLLIIGTIVIMNQMNYVKSKQLGYDNAQTLVIPIDNNDIYNHRIAFKNQLLQNSNVASVSLMSGEPGGFFDIQGFEVEGQREMFKPRSEFADFDYVKTLGLKVIAGRDFSGQYATDTAQAVLINRTAAAKLGFTPNGSLGKWIKNSFRDSVRRRIVGVVEDFNFLSLKEKMDALVISPSDDRRVVVIKLKPGNLTASVDAVRNIYRNVAPVYPFEYTFLDKKFDTTYKNDIRQQTIITIFSSLAIFIACLGLFGLASFTASKRTKEIGVRKVLGSSVQNILLLLSKDLLKPVLIATLIAMPLGYYCMNKWLQNFAYKVDIGAWVFVLAGLLTALIAFATISFQSVKAALANPVKSLRSE from the coding sequence ATGATAAGGAATTATATTAAGATAGCCTGGCGCAATATTTACAAACGTAAAGTGTTTTCGCTGATCCACATTTTAGGATTAACTATAGGCATTACCGTTTGCCTGATGATCTTCCTGTTTATTATGAACGAGTTTAGTGTGGATAGTTTCCATAAAAACGAAGCGAATATTTACAGGGTAATGCGCAAGTTTGATAAAACAAAACAGGATGTTCCTTACCTGTCGGGCCCGTATGCACCGGCTTTGCTGAACGATTTCCCCAGCGATATTAAAATGGCGGTGCGGGTGCGCCCCACCAATTACCTTGTATCGTTTGATGACAAAGCCTTTTCTGAGCGGAATGTCTACGACGTTGACCCCGGCTTTTTTACATTGTTTTCTTTTCCGCTGCTAAAAGGTAATGCGGCAGACGTATTGAAAAACCCCAACAGTATAGTGTTGACGGAAAAAACAGCTAAAAAATATTTTGGCAGTGCAAATGCGGCGATGGGTAAAGTAGTACAAATTGATAAAAACCTGCGGCTAAAAGTTACGGGCGTTGCTAAAAATATCCCCTCAAATTCGCACCTGGATTTTGACATGGTAGTGCCAATAACCAACTATACAAATGGCGATGGCTTTAAAAACTGGATAAATAACAGCCTATTTGTATACGCGCTATTGAACGAGCATACAGACAAAGCCCGCCTGGAAAGTAAATTTGACGGCTTTATGCAGAAGTATATGGGGGATGCCATGAAAAAGTACGGCTTTAAATTTGGATTATCGCTTACCCCAATGAAAGATATTTACTTCAAACCGGCTTCGGCGTTTGATAATGTGAAACATGGCGATAAAACGGTAGTCTACATCTTTATATCTATTGCGGTGCTTATTATGCTTATTGCCTGCATCAACTTTACTAACCTGGCTACCATCAGGGCGGTAGAGCGTTCCAAAGAAGTGGGCCTACGTAAAGTTATGGGCGCCCTGCGCGATCATTTGGTGCTGCAATTTATCGGCGAATCAATTTTACTCACACTCATCTCGTGTGTGCTTTCCATTGGCCTGCTATTACTCCTAATGCCTTCTTATAACCACATACTTGGCTATAACTTAACCGTATCGTGGAATACACCGCCTATATATCTTTTCCTGTTAGGCGTGATACTGGTTGTTGGCTTTTTGGCAGGCAGTTATCCCGCGTTCTTCCTTTCAACATTCTCACCTGTCGAAGCGCTTAAAGGCAAACTGAAATTGGGCAAGGGCGGTTCGTTTTTCAGGCAAGTGCTAGTGGTAGTGCAGTTTAGTATCTCGGTGCTGCTGATTATTGGCACCATAGTTATTATGAACCAGATGAATTATGTGAAAAGTAAACAACTGGGGTATGATAACGCCCAAACCTTAGTGATACCTATCGATAATAACGATATCTACAATCATCGTATAGCCTTTAAAAACCAGCTGCTGCAAAACAGCAACGTGGCTTCGGTATCCTTAATGTCGGGCGAACCAGGTGGGTTCTTCGATATCCAGGGGTTTGAAGTTGAAGGTCAACGGGAAATGTTTAAGCCGCGTAGCGAGTTTGCCGATTTTGACTATGTGAAAACCCTGGGCTTAAAAGTTATTGCCGGCCGCGATTTTTCGGGCCAGTACGCTACCGATACCGCACAAGCAGTTTTAATTAACCGCACGGCCGCCGCTAAATTGGGTTTTACACCAAACGGGTCATTGGGTAAATGGATAAAAAACTCGTTTCGTGATAGTGTACGCCGCCGGATAGTGGGGGTAGTTGAGGACTTCAATTTCCTGTCGCTGAAAGAAAAGATGGACGCGTTGGTAATATCACCAAGCGACGATCGCAGGGTAGTGGTAATTAAACTAAAACCAGGCAACCTTACGGCTTCGGTTGATGCGGTACGGAATATCTATCGTAACGTAGCACCCGTTTACCCGTTTGAATATACTTTCCTTGATAAAAAGTTTGATACCACTTATAAAAACGATATCAGGCAGCAAACCATTATCACCATATTTTCAAGTCTGGCCATATTTATTGCCTGTTTGGGCTTATTCGGCCTGGCATCCTTTACGGCCAGTAAACGCACTAAAGAAATTGGCGTGCGCAAGGTATTGGGGTCGTCGGTGCAAAATATCCTGCTGTTGTTATCAAAAGACCTGTTAAAGCCGGTATTAATAGCCACACTTATTGCCATGCCCCTGGGCTATTACTGCATGAATAAATGGCTGCAAAACTTTGCCTACAAGGTTGATATCGGTGCATGGGTATTTGTACTTGCAGGCCTGTTAACCGCGCTGATCGCTTTTGCAACCATCAGTTTCCAATCGGTAAAAGCGGCGTTAGCCAACCCTGTTAAAAGTTTAAGGAGCGAATGA
- a CDS encoding ABC transporter permease, translating to MIKNYIKTAWRGMLKNKFYTLINIIGLTIGLSVGLLILLWVQDELSFDRFNTKAPNIYRLETVGGLGQSRRIFNEDMAPIATFAKKEIPEIANAVRIAPNYLAGLFKYGEKTFSDDISVFTDPSLFSIFDFPLIKGDQHNPFPDINSVVITQKTALKYFGNSDPIGKVIVDNNKVSFRVTGVIKDFPHNSSINYGLFFPMGYLNQVAYIKNNVTYHGSSQLATMDADWHNLGYETYLLTKPGVQVNIKQIQTKLRNIHIRNKADDTDVAYLMEPLTRMHLYKSDGTDGGMATVRIFAIIAILILIIACINYVNLSTALSMLRAREVSMRKIIGAAKAQLFAQFIVETVVLYLIATILAFGLMFALMPVYNQFSGKQLIFSLSDVQVWTVIVIALIVTLAASSIYPALLLSSFDPLKALKGKISAGMGSGTFRKMLVVVQFTVSIILIIGTLIIGRQLSYIRNKNLGYDKEHVLTFFMGGVGKQYDAFKAELMKNPSITSVSRSSSNIVDVGSFTGDADWEGMPVNGNLYFHPVFVDKTFIPFFKMKLLSGQNFTGAVADSSHYILNETAVEQMGIKDPVGKKFRMGQVKGTIIGIVKDFHFNSLHKKIEPAILAYNPNIAGRIYIKTTAANTHAALEATERVWKQFDRETPFNSIFLDESFGRLYKIEQRTGALFNVFAAVAIIVSCLGLFGLATYTAQVKTKEIGIRKVLGASVGSITRMLSWDFLLLVLLSVGIAVPLAWYGMNKWLQDFAYHAKIQWWLFLLAGLSAMVIALITISFQSVKAALANPVKSLRSE from the coding sequence ATGATCAAAAACTATATCAAAACGGCCTGGCGGGGTATGCTTAAGAATAAGTTTTATACCCTTATCAATATTATTGGATTAACCATAGGCTTATCGGTAGGGCTGCTTATTTTGCTTTGGGTGCAGGACGAGTTGAGTTTTGACCGCTTTAATACCAAAGCGCCAAATATATACCGGCTGGAAACCGTAGGAGGGCTGGGGCAAAGTCGCCGGATATTTAACGAAGACATGGCCCCTATAGCCACATTTGCAAAAAAAGAAATACCAGAGATTGCCAACGCCGTTCGTATTGCCCCAAACTACCTGGCGGGTTTATTTAAGTATGGCGAAAAAACTTTCAGCGACGATATATCGGTGTTTACCGACCCTTCGTTATTTTCAATCTTTGATTTCCCTTTGATAAAAGGCGACCAGCATAACCCTTTTCCGGATATTAATTCGGTTGTTATTACCCAGAAAACAGCCCTTAAATATTTTGGCAACAGCGACCCAATAGGAAAAGTAATTGTTGATAACAACAAAGTTAGTTTTAGGGTAACTGGTGTGATAAAAGATTTTCCGCACAATTCAAGTATCAACTACGGCTTGTTTTTTCCAATGGGTTATCTTAATCAGGTAGCCTATATTAAAAATAATGTTACCTACCATGGTTCATCGCAGCTTGCTACTATGGATGCCGATTGGCATAACCTGGGTTATGAAACATACCTGCTAACCAAGCCGGGTGTACAGGTAAATATTAAGCAAATTCAAACCAAACTGCGTAATATACATATCCGTAACAAAGCCGATGATACCGATGTGGCTTACCTGATGGAGCCATTAACCCGAATGCACCTGTATAAATCTGACGGTACAGATGGCGGCATGGCTACCGTACGGATATTTGCCATTATTGCTATACTGATACTGATAATTGCCTGTATTAACTATGTCAACCTGTCAACCGCGCTTTCCATGCTGCGTGCAAGGGAGGTGAGCATGCGTAAGATTATAGGGGCTGCAAAAGCGCAATTATTTGCGCAGTTTATTGTAGAGACCGTTGTGCTGTACCTTATTGCCACCATACTGGCTTTTGGGTTAATGTTCGCATTAATGCCGGTTTACAATCAGTTTTCGGGCAAGCAGTTGATATTTAGTTTAAGCGACGTACAGGTTTGGACGGTTATAGTTATAGCGCTTATAGTTACTTTGGCCGCATCCAGTATTTATCCTGCGTTGCTTTTATCGTCTTTCGATCCATTGAAAGCCCTTAAGGGAAAAATATCCGCCGGTATGGGCAGTGGCACGTTCCGTAAAATGTTGGTTGTGGTACAATTTACAGTTTCTATCATCCTGATCATAGGTACATTGATAATTGGCAGGCAGCTTAGTTATATCCGTAATAAAAACCTTGGTTATGATAAAGAACATGTACTAACATTTTTTATGGGCGGCGTAGGAAAACAATACGACGCTTTTAAGGCCGAGCTGATGAAAAACCCATCTATCACATCGGTTAGCCGCTCCAGTTCAAACATTGTTGATGTGGGTTCTTTTACCGGCGATGCTGATTGGGAAGGCATGCCGGTGAACGGCAACCTGTATTTTCATCCTGTATTTGTAGATAAAACATTTATCCCATTCTTTAAAATGAAATTGTTATCGGGCCAGAATTTTACCGGTGCGGTGGCAGATTCATCGCATTATATCCTGAACGAAACCGCTGTTGAGCAAATGGGCATAAAAGACCCGGTAGGCAAAAAGTTCAGGATGGGCCAGGTAAAAGGGACAATTATTGGCATAGTGAAGGATTTTCATTTTAACAGTCTGCACAAAAAAATAGAGCCCGCAATACTGGCCTATAATCCCAATATCGCCGGACGGATCTATATAAAAACCACCGCAGCCAACACACACGCAGCATTGGAGGCTACCGAGCGCGTCTGGAAACAATTTGACCGGGAAACGCCGTTCAATTCCATTTTTTTAGATGAGAGTTTTGGTCGCCTGTATAAAATAGAGCAGCGTACCGGGGCGTTGTTCAATGTTTTTGCCGCGGTAGCCATTATTGTATCGTGTCTGGGCTTGTTTGGTTTAGCAACTTACACGGCACAGGTAAAAACAAAGGAAATAGGCATACGCAAAGTGCTGGGCGCCAGCGTAGGCAGCATTACCCGCATGCTATCATGGGATTTTTTATTGTTAGTATTACTATCAGTGGGTATAGCTGTGCCTCTGGCCTGGTATGGCATGAATAAGTGGCTGCAGGATTTTGCTTACCACGCAAAAATACAATGGTGGCTGTTTCTATTGGCTGGGTTATCGGCTATGGTTATAGCGCTTATTACAATTAGTTTTCAATCAGTTAAAGCAGCATTGGCTAACCCGGTTAAAAGTTTACGGAGCGAATAG
- a CDS encoding ABC transporter permease, with amino-acid sequence MIRNYIKIAWRNLVRNKVSSFINISGLAIGLTCLLLIGMYIKDELSYDRSFTDAKRIYRVNIDVKRGNDRYVVGHTPPPVGNALVKNFPEVESYTRIFMPGDEIIHYEINGRKNSVTEKKTLVVDANFVKFFNYPLVAGDASTCLNGVHSLVITQQAAKKYFGDASPLGKTLVLNGNGTPYTVTAVLKDLPKQSSLQFDVLRPAASARVIKNFDWSWIWLQMGTYVKLKPQIAGNPARVAQLEAKFPKTIAQLTSNMQFGKPYGIFKLQPLIDVHLYSANIGTRYFQQSDIKYVYIFLTIAFFIMLLACVNFMNLSTAQSAKRSKEVGIRKVLGSLRKQLIRQFLVEALLYSICAGIIALLLTIVVLPAFNQLADKSISADVFLNYKTFIGVVALVLITGLLAGSYPAFFLTSFKPVSVLKGNSLFKASGGAFFTRNALVVFQFTVSTILLICTIVVYKQLMYNQTKDLGFDKDNVVIISNPANLGASEETFRQELLKKPGVINASISSGLPAESSFGDNYVPETNPANITELTGIDLSSFMVDEAFVPTLKLKVISGRAFSKNFADSSSVILNELAAKQIGWENPIGKTITYPGNNNQKFTVIGVVKDFNTDSFRSSIVPYALFYTTSKTYNIRSSYLTVRIKPGDYNATLNAIQNKWKQFAPELPFDYSFMDAEFNLLYRSDQTISKVLTTFTVLSIIVACLGLLGLAMFTAERRTKEIGIRKVLGASVQNVVAMLSKDFLLLLLIASIIAFPIAWYAMNKWLQDYAYRTNISWWVFALAAGLTVTITLITISFQSVKAALANPVKSLRSE; translated from the coding sequence ATGATACGCAACTACATTAAAATAGCCTGGCGCAACCTTGTACGTAATAAGGTTAGTAGTTTTATTAATATAAGCGGGTTAGCCATTGGCTTAACTTGCTTGTTACTGATAGGGATGTATATAAAGGACGAGTTAAGTTATGACCGTTCTTTTACAGATGCGAAACGGATATACCGCGTAAACATTGATGTAAAGCGGGGAAACGACCGGTATGTTGTTGGCCATACGCCGCCGCCGGTTGGTAACGCGCTGGTAAAGAACTTTCCCGAGGTAGAAAGTTACACACGCATATTTATGCCGGGCGATGAGATCATCCATTACGAAATAAATGGCCGGAAGAACTCGGTGACCGAGAAAAAAACGCTTGTTGTTGATGCCAATTTTGTAAAATTCTTTAACTACCCATTAGTTGCCGGCGATGCCTCAACATGCCTGAATGGGGTACATTCATTGGTTATTACCCAACAAGCGGCAAAAAAATACTTTGGTGATGCATCGCCCCTTGGCAAAACGCTGGTATTGAACGGAAACGGAACGCCATATACAGTTACTGCGGTATTAAAAGATCTCCCCAAGCAATCATCACTACAATTCGACGTTTTGCGACCAGCGGCAAGCGCCCGGGTAATTAAAAATTTTGATTGGAGCTGGATATGGCTGCAAATGGGCACCTATGTTAAACTTAAACCCCAAATAGCCGGTAACCCCGCCAGGGTTGCGCAATTAGAAGCGAAATTTCCAAAAACTATAGCGCAGCTAACCAGCAATATGCAATTTGGTAAGCCGTATGGCATTTTTAAACTGCAGCCACTAATTGATGTACATCTGTATTCGGCAAACATCGGCACACGCTATTTCCAGCAAAGCGATATTAAGTATGTCTACATATTCCTGACCATTGCCTTTTTTATTATGCTGCTGGCTTGTGTAAATTTCATGAATTTATCTACCGCGCAATCGGCTAAAAGGAGCAAGGAGGTGGGGATCAGGAAAGTTTTGGGCTCTTTGCGTAAGCAGCTCATCAGGCAATTTCTTGTCGAAGCTTTATTGTATAGTATTTGCGCCGGTATAATAGCCCTGCTATTAACTATAGTGGTTTTACCCGCATTTAACCAACTGGCCGATAAAAGTATTTCGGCCGATGTATTTCTTAACTATAAGACATTTATAGGGGTTGTGGCATTAGTGCTTATTACCGGCTTGCTTGCCGGCAGCTACCCGGCATTTTTCCTTACCTCGTTTAAACCCGTTAGCGTATTAAAAGGCAATAGTTTGTTTAAAGCCTCGGGCGGTGCATTTTTTACCCGCAACGCCCTGGTGGTTTTTCAATTTACCGTATCAACTATCCTTTTGATATGCACTATTGTAGTGTACAAGCAATTAATGTATAACCAAACAAAAGACCTTGGTTTTGACAAGGACAATGTGGTTATTATATCAAACCCGGCAAACCTTGGAGCAAGCGAAGAGACCTTCCGGCAGGAATTACTGAAGAAGCCCGGGGTAATTAATGCCAGTATATCATCGGGCCTGCCGGCCGAAAGTTCATTTGGCGACAATTACGTACCCGAAACTAATCCGGCTAATATCACCGAGTTAACAGGTATCGACCTTTCATCTTTTATGGTTGATGAGGCTTTTGTACCAACATTAAAGCTTAAAGTGATAAGCGGCAGGGCCTTTTCAAAAAACTTTGCCGATTCGTCGTCTGTGATATTAAACGAACTTGCCGCCAAACAAATAGGCTGGGAAAATCCCATCGGTAAAACCATTACTTATCCTGGTAACAACAATCAAAAATTTACAGTGATAGGGGTGGTGAAGGACTTTAATACCGATTCGTTCCGGTCCAGTATTGTGCCATACGCGCTGTTTTACACCACCTCAAAAACATATAATATCAGGTCTTCTTACCTGACTGTACGAATCAAGCCCGGAGATTATAATGCAACACTTAACGCCATTCAAAACAAATGGAAACAGTTTGCGCCCGAACTACCGTTTGATTACAGCTTTATGGATGCAGAATTTAACTTACTATACCGTTCTGATCAAACAATAAGTAAGGTGCTGACAACCTTTACCGTGCTTTCAATAATTGTGGCTTGTTTAGGTTTGCTTGGTTTGGCCATGTTTACCGCCGAACGCCGCACCAAGGAAATAGGTATCCGCAAAGTTTTGGGGGCTTCTGTTCAAAATGTAGTGGCCATGCTATCAAAAGATTTTCTTTTGCTGCTATTAATAGCCTCGATAATCGCTTTCCCAATAGCCTGGTACGCCATGAATAAATGGCTGCAGGATTACGCCTATCGTACCAATATAAGCTGGTGGGTATTTGCATTAGCGGCAGGGCTAACGGTCACTATAACATTAATAACTATAAGTTTTCAATCAGTTAAAGCAGCATTGGCTAACCCGGTTAAAAGTTTAAGAAGCGAATAG
- a CDS encoding ABC transporter permease encodes MLRNYIKTAFRSLLKNKTYSFLNIFGLAIGIACAAFIFLWVENEVSFDSVHQKKDRLFIAKENQQYVDHVFTHSSTPGLFGPAIKAEVPGIANVCRTSEDQSFLFSKGDKAFYATGIYAETSLFSMFTMPFVQGNASRVLTQPHSMVITESAAKKFFGSQANVVGQTIKVDNKQDYVIEGVVKDNPANSTFQFEWVMPFQPFFDASPWLQGWGNNSLHTYVELKPGVSPETVNKQLYNFLPKKLPGAISHVFLFGMKDWHLRDVFKDGKQTGEGRIQNVRLFSVIAWIILLIACINFMNLATARSEKRAREVGVRKVLGAGKKMLIAQFIGEALFMALLSAAIAVLIVLLLLPAFNLLVEKQLTAGFNNPLHITAVLLVAVVCGLIAGSYPSLYLSSFNPVSVLKGIKLKDGSAAFVRKGLVVTQFTISIVLIICTIIVYQQIQHVKSRQLGFNRNNLIEMDAQGNISNDFARIQQDMLNTGYVDHVALADHPTLYDGNNTSSYTWEAKPAGSVVLISRRYVTPEFMSTLHMKLLEGRNLTIADTTNESGIVITQSLEKLMGKGSAIGKVIRHEGNKTASTVVGVVNDYVYGNMYGKSDPVVFLSLPLDHANYMYIHFKPGSDVEKVVASIQSVMKKDNPAFPFNYRFLDTEFNKLFTGEMLVSKLSRVFATLAIIISCLGLFGLAAYTAERRTKEIGIRKVLGASVSGITGLLSKDFLQLVIVSCVLAFPVAYYMMHNWLSSYRYRIDMQWWVFGMAGLAAIIIALVTISFQSIKAAIANPVKSLRNE; translated from the coding sequence ATGTTAAGGAACTATATCAAAACCGCGTTCAGGAGCTTGTTAAAAAACAAGACCTACAGTTTTCTGAACATTTTTGGATTGGCTATAGGCATAGCTTGCGCGGCCTTTATTTTTTTGTGGGTGGAGAACGAGGTCAGCTTCGATTCGGTACATCAAAAGAAAGACAGACTGTTTATTGCTAAAGAAAACCAGCAGTATGTTGATCATGTTTTCACGCATTCATCAACCCCCGGTTTGTTTGGTCCGGCTATAAAAGCTGAGGTCCCCGGCATAGCTAATGTTTGCCGGACATCTGAAGATCAAAGCTTTTTATTTTCAAAGGGGGATAAAGCATTTTACGCTACGGGCATCTACGCGGAAACATCTTTATTCAGCATGTTTACCATGCCTTTTGTGCAAGGCAATGCCAGCAGGGTGTTAACACAACCTCATTCGATGGTAATTACCGAGTCGGCCGCTAAAAAGTTTTTTGGTAGCCAGGCAAACGTGGTTGGGCAAACCATTAAAGTAGATAACAAACAGGATTATGTGATAGAAGGAGTGGTGAAAGATAACCCGGCTAATTCAACATTTCAATTTGAATGGGTTATGCCATTTCAACCTTTTTTTGATGCCAGTCCGTGGCTGCAAGGTTGGGGCAATAATTCATTACATACTTATGTTGAGCTAAAACCAGGTGTAAGCCCCGAAACTGTAAATAAACAGCTGTATAATTTTCTACCTAAAAAATTGCCAGGCGCCATCAGTCATGTTTTCCTTTTTGGGATGAAAGACTGGCATTTGCGCGATGTTTTTAAAGATGGCAAACAAACAGGCGAAGGGCGTATCCAAAACGTGCGGCTGTTCTCTGTCATCGCCTGGATAATATTGCTTATTGCCTGTATCAACTTCATGAACCTGGCTACAGCCCGCAGCGAAAAACGCGCCCGTGAGGTTGGCGTACGCAAGGTTTTAGGCGCGGGCAAAAAAATGCTTATTGCCCAGTTTATTGGCGAAGCATTATTTATGGCGCTATTATCTGCCGCTATTGCCGTGCTTATTGTCCTGTTACTGCTCCCGGCGTTCAATCTGTTGGTTGAAAAACAACTGACCGCAGGGTTTAACAACCCGTTACATATTACAGCAGTTTTGCTTGTTGCGGTTGTTTGCGGGTTGATAGCAGGCAGCTACCCCTCCCTTTACTTATCATCATTTAACCCGGTTTCGGTATTAAAAGGGATCAAATTGAAAGATGGCAGTGCAGCATTTGTGCGTAAAGGATTAGTGGTAACACAGTTTACCATTTCTATTGTCCTTATCATCTGCACCATAATTGTATATCAGCAAATACAGCACGTTAAAAGCAGGCAGCTGGGCTTTAACCGGAATAACCTGATAGAGATGGATGCCCAGGGCAATATTTCCAATGATTTCGCCCGCATACAGCAGGATATGCTCAATACAGGCTATGTTGATCACGTAGCTTTAGCCGACCACCCAACGCTATATGATGGCAACAATACTTCGAGCTATACGTGGGAAGCTAAACCTGCTGGTTCGGTAGTTTTAATATCGCGCAGGTATGTTACCCCCGAATTCATGTCAACACTGCATATGAAACTACTGGAAGGCCGCAACCTTACCATAGCCGATACCACAAATGAATCGGGTATAGTAATTACACAATCTTTGGAAAAGCTGATGGGTAAAGGCAGTGCTATAGGCAAAGTGATACGACATGAAGGTAATAAAACAGCATCAACCGTTGTTGGTGTGGTAAACGATTATGTGTATGGAAACATGTATGGCAAATCAGACCCGGTAGTGTTTCTTAGCCTGCCGCTTGATCATGCCAACTACATGTACATTCATTTTAAGCCAGGAAGCGATGTGGAAAAGGTTGTCGCCTCTATTCAATCGGTTATGAAAAAAGATAATCCCGCATTCCCGTTCAACTACAGGTTTTTAGATACCGAGTTCAATAAATTATTTACAGGCGAAATGCTGGTGAGCAAGCTATCGCGTGTGTTCGCAACGCTGGCTATCATTATATCGTGTTTAGGCTTGTTTGGTTTAGCGGCCTACACTGCCGAACGGCGTACAAAAGAAATAGGCATACGTAAGGTATTAGGCGCCAGCGTTTCGGGCATAACCGGCTTATTATCAAAAGATTTTTTACAGCTCGTTATCGTATCGTGTGTGCTGGCCTTCCCTGTAGCTTATTATATGATGCATAACTGGCTTAGCAGTTATCGTTACCGCATTGATATGCAATGGTGGGTGTTTGGCATGGCCGGTTTAGCGGCAATTATTATAGCCCTGGTTACTATTAGTTTCCAATCAATTAAAGCGGCGATAGCTAATCCGGTTAAAAGTTTACGTAACGAATAA